In Wolinella succinogenes DSM 1740, a single genomic region encodes these proteins:
- a CDS encoding NADH-quinone oxidoreductase subunit M produces the protein MEYLLTLLIFFPAIAALMALLVNENIKSFAVVVSALELVLALVLWANFDTQSGEMQFIHHLPLVASYGINYFVGVDGISLFLIILATFISLIGFISLNEPNETKKLIVSLLFLETIMVGVFSALDAILFYLFWELSLVPMLYIIGAWGSGKRIYAAVKFFLYTFTGSLVMLVGMLYFAYTYYQTTGIWTFSILDWHMLVLPLELQKWLFIAFFAGIAIKVPMFPFHTWLPYAHGQAPTIGSIILAAVLLKMGTYGFVRFSLPLFPDASVAFAIPIAILCLVMIIYGAMVAYAQEDMKQVIAYSSISHMGVIVLGTFALNVEGISGSIFFMLSHGIVSGALFMLVGVIYERRHTKLIAKMGGIASVMPYYATIFGLMLMASVGLPLTMGFVGEFLSLLGFFKASPWIAFLAGTSIILGSVYMLVLFKRVFFGKVTCEENAALKDLNGTELAALLPLVVVVIWLGIYPKPILAPIDVSVKGMMELMQQKARTQSAKEWLGTPKAEGGL, from the coding sequence ATGGAATATCTATTAACATTATTGATCTTTTTCCCCGCAATTGCTGCGCTTATGGCGCTTTTGGTGAATGAAAACATCAAATCTTTCGCGGTGGTGGTGAGTGCCCTAGAGCTTGTGTTGGCCTTGGTGCTGTGGGCTAATTTTGACACCCAAAGCGGTGAGATGCAGTTTATCCACCATCTCCCCCTGGTGGCGAGTTATGGAATCAACTACTTTGTGGGCGTGGATGGAATCTCCCTCTTTTTGATCATTTTGGCGACCTTCATCTCGCTCATTGGATTCATCTCGCTCAATGAGCCCAACGAGACCAAAAAGCTCATCGTCTCGCTCCTCTTTTTAGAGACGATCATGGTGGGGGTTTTTTCTGCACTGGATGCGATTCTTTTCTACCTTTTTTGGGAGCTCTCCTTGGTGCCGATGCTCTATATTATCGGAGCATGGGGAAGTGGCAAGCGAATCTATGCGGCGGTGAAGTTCTTCCTCTATACCTTCACGGGCTCGCTTGTGATGCTCGTGGGGATGCTCTACTTTGCCTACACCTACTATCAGACTACAGGAATCTGGACCTTCTCGATTCTGGATTGGCATATGCTAGTGCTCCCTTTAGAGCTCCAAAAATGGCTATTTATCGCCTTTTTTGCGGGGATTGCGATCAAGGTTCCGATGTTCCCCTTTCACACTTGGCTCCCCTACGCCCATGGGCAAGCCCCCACGATAGGTTCAATCATCCTTGCCGCGGTGCTTCTTAAGATGGGAACCTATGGTTTTGTCCGATTCTCTCTCCCTCTCTTTCCTGATGCCTCGGTCGCCTTTGCGATACCTATCGCGATTCTTTGTCTTGTGATGATCATCTATGGAGCGATGGTCGCCTACGCCCAAGAGGACATGAAGCAGGTGATCGCCTATAGCTCTATCTCGCACATGGGAGTGATTGTTCTTGGAACTTTTGCGCTCAATGTCGAGGGAATCAGCGGCTCGATCTTCTTTATGTTAAGCCATGGGATCGTGAGTGGGGCGCTCTTTATGCTAGTGGGGGTGATCTATGAGCGGCGCCACACTAAGCTCATCGCCAAGATGGGCGGGATTGCTAGCGTGATGCCCTACTACGCCACGATCTTTGGTCTTATGTTGATGGCTTCGGTGGGATTGCCTCTCACGATGGGCTTTGTGGGTGAATTCCTCTCTCTGCTTGGATTCTTCAAGGCCTCTCCATGGATTGCCTTTTTGGCAGGAACAAGCATCATCTTAGGTTCAGTCTATATGCTGGTGCTTTTTAAGCGAGTCTTTTTTGGCAAGGTGACTTGCGAGGAGAACGCTGCCCTCAAAGACCTCAATGGCACAGAGCTAGCAGCGCTTTTGCCCTTGGTGGTGGTGGTGATTTGGCTTGGAATCTACCCCAAGCCCATCCTCGCTCCTATTGATGTGAGTGTCAAAGGGATGATGGAGCTCATGCAACAAAAAGCGCGCACCCAAAGCGCTAAAGAGTGGCTGGGGACACCCAAAGCAGAAGGAGGCCTATAA
- the nuoN gene encoding NADH-quinone oxidoreductase subunit NuoN: MLEVVNIPLESLNLSTILPMAVVIAGALVILGIDLFTKNSSRSFYTMLSVIFIVLDLGAVLYFEGYSRGFFDFMLIDGISILSQFIILIASALFIPLALTSKRFHEFSYPEYYALFLFMIAGFQFMVSSDHLILIFVGLETASLALYTLIAMHNRQSAFEAAIKYFTMGALAAGFFTFGSMLLYVASGTLELNVMAEVLVERDFQPSWLVFAGFVFLCSAIGFKISLVPFHTWTPDVYEGTNSVLAGYMSVVPKIAGFIVAMRFFDIFLASEIEWVRNLLYFLTILTITLPNIMALVQEDVKRMLAYSSISHAGFALAAIMINTTQSTSALFLYWILFLFTNLGAFTMLWVSRSKINHWNHRYDHPYERFSGMARIMPVGAILMGIFMLSLAGVPPFAVFWGKMYLMSSALNSGFIVLALIMAVNSAISAYYYLKLIIYMFLKEPQKSNERDVFMKNATMPLRTIIGLSASVVILSVFFVDRLLDFILKYVEYSGF; the protein is encoded by the coding sequence ATGCTAGAAGTTGTCAATATTCCCCTAGAGAGCCTCAATCTTTCCACTATCTTGCCCATGGCGGTGGTCATTGCGGGTGCGCTGGTGATTCTTGGAATCGACCTCTTCACCAAGAATAGCTCGCGCAGTTTTTACACGATGCTAAGTGTTATTTTTATCGTGCTCGATTTGGGTGCAGTGCTCTATTTTGAGGGGTATAGCCGAGGGTTTTTTGATTTTATGCTCATCGATGGAATCTCAATTCTCTCACAGTTTATTATTCTTATCGCCTCCGCGCTCTTTATCCCTTTGGCGCTCACCTCGAAGCGATTCCATGAATTTTCCTATCCGGAGTATTATGCGCTCTTCCTTTTTATGATCGCAGGATTCCAATTCATGGTCTCTAGCGATCATTTGATTCTTATTTTTGTAGGCTTAGAGACCGCTTCTCTCGCCCTCTATACGCTCATCGCGATGCACAACCGTCAAAGCGCCTTTGAGGCAGCGATCAAATATTTCACCATGGGAGCTTTGGCGGCGGGATTCTTTACCTTTGGCTCGATGCTGCTCTATGTGGCCAGCGGCACGCTTGAGCTCAATGTAATGGCCGAGGTGCTAGTGGAGCGCGACTTCCAGCCGTCTTGGCTCGTCTTTGCAGGATTTGTTTTCCTCTGCTCTGCCATTGGCTTTAAAATTTCACTTGTCCCCTTTCATACTTGGACGCCCGATGTTTATGAGGGCACCAACTCTGTCTTGGCAGGTTATATGTCGGTGGTCCCTAAGATCGCTGGATTTATTGTGGCGATGAGGTTTTTTGACATTTTCTTGGCTTCGGAGATTGAGTGGGTGCGCAACCTTCTCTATTTCCTCACGATTCTCACTATCACGCTTCCCAATATCATGGCCTTGGTGCAGGAGGATGTGAAGCGGATGCTCGCCTACAGCTCCATTTCGCACGCAGGATTCGCGCTTGCAGCCATCATGATCAACACCACACAGTCCACCAGTGCCCTCTTTCTCTATTGGATTCTTTTCCTCTTCACCAACCTTGGAGCCTTCACGATGTTGTGGGTCTCTAGGAGTAAGATCAATCATTGGAATCATCGCTACGATCACCCCTATGAGCGATTCTCGGGGATGGCAAGAATCATGCCTGTGGGGGCGATTCTCATGGGAATCTTCATGTTAAGCCTCGCGGGCGTGCCCCCCTTTGCGGTCTTTTGGGGCAAGATGTATCTCATGAGCTCTGCGCTAAATAGTGGTTTTATCGTGCTAGCACTCATCATGGCGGTCAATAGTGCCATCTCGGCCTACTACTATCTCAAACTCATCATCTATATGTTCCTCAAAGAGCCTCAAAAGAGCAATGAGCGGGATGTCTTCATGAAAAACGCCACGATGCCCCTAAGGACGATCATCGGACTTTCAGCGAGTGTGGTGATTCTTTCAGTCTTTTTTGTGGATAGACTTTTGGATTTTATCCTTAAGTATGTGGAGTATAGCGGATTCTAA
- a CDS encoding tetratricopeptide repeat protein: protein MPLWLLLFWLFLTPLWSLDVVINSGKEEGKSFAVLNLVHDQLFPCKEEINRHGEVEQVICLLEGKPSTPFTQSNTLFFKVETKRIDSSLYLVITPKKRAKLFALHVDPRTQAPLLKEEAKLSKRWQVVGYEEKIPFLGEKKSMGINFPIAMEGTTTPFIEALDVFKKPLIIESGNDVPFYLSAKSLMERHSYKEALAAIDEALVRYPETIFKRDLLLFKIRAMEALSDPESMEDLVGLAKSWSRAYPSDASIPEVLYVLAKAYGNMRFFDEARYYYERLFSEHKGDNFELLAKIALADELLKRGDNKRAPQLYTDALNESKNLETASLAAVRLADYQISKKNFKEAESLLLKVLEANPSHFQKEPSKTHAMLERWVDQGFYGASARIAEELWKGKVEDDDLDERLIRQAGIWYEAAERFDDAHRIYRLYKEKYANRSAIKEIIERDDKLLFVLDENNATKRLERLDHVIKSYPGTPEERRAYERKAETYAELGEYPKVLEIERHLDPNHPALLSSATKLAQEALKREDCKSASFYLQKYSSLALGNEEKIQGFDCLMKSSLLAKAQELAQEGIALPDLSWRLEWLYRYAKVLEASMNFPRATLAARDTLVLADSLKKPIFNDIAFTLFNALVKQNREEEAREVFARLQKQFPEDNRMIEAYKSMLVWASKRLDETAIEIYAKELLRLQKLHARPEYSPWAELTYIESLLRTQRFKEALGITEELSRLTLEPEERIKTLYIRGSIAQRLDEKALAKESFEQCSKVEGVSAWKNLCAEALKLLN, encoded by the coding sequence ATGCCTCTTTGGTTGCTTCTCTTTTGGCTCTTTCTCACTCCACTTTGGTCGCTAGATGTGGTGATTAATAGCGGAAAGGAGGAGGGCAAGAGCTTTGCAGTGCTCAATCTTGTGCATGATCAGCTCTTCCCTTGCAAAGAGGAGATCAATCGACATGGTGAAGTCGAGCAGGTGATCTGTCTTTTGGAAGGCAAACCCTCCACCCCTTTCACTCAGAGCAACACCCTCTTTTTCAAGGTCGAAACCAAGCGCATCGATTCCTCCCTCTATCTAGTCATCACGCCTAAAAAGCGCGCCAAACTCTTTGCGCTTCATGTTGATCCCAGAACCCAAGCTCCCCTTTTGAAGGAGGAAGCCAAGCTCTCTAAGCGTTGGCAGGTGGTTGGATATGAGGAGAAGATTCCTTTTTTGGGGGAGAAAAAAAGCATGGGGATCAACTTCCCTATCGCCATGGAGGGGACGACCACCCCTTTTATTGAAGCATTGGATGTTTTCAAAAAACCCCTCATCATTGAGAGCGGCAATGATGTTCCTTTCTATTTGAGCGCCAAGAGCCTCATGGAGCGTCACTCCTATAAAGAGGCACTAGCGGCTATTGATGAGGCGTTGGTGCGCTACCCTGAGACAATTTTTAAGCGTGATCTTCTGCTTTTTAAGATTCGTGCGATGGAGGCGCTTAGCGACCCTGAGAGCATGGAAGATTTGGTGGGGTTGGCCAAAAGCTGGAGTCGAGCCTATCCTTCAGATGCGAGTATCCCCGAAGTGCTCTATGTGCTGGCAAAGGCTTATGGGAATATGCGCTTTTTTGATGAGGCGCGCTACTACTATGAGCGGCTCTTTAGTGAGCACAAAGGGGATAATTTCGAGCTTTTGGCCAAGATTGCGCTTGCTGATGAGCTCCTTAAGCGCGGGGATAACAAGCGCGCTCCTCAACTCTACACCGATGCGCTCAATGAGAGTAAAAATCTAGAGACCGCTTCGCTTGCCGCGGTAAGACTGGCGGATTATCAGATATCCAAAAAGAACTTCAAAGAGGCCGAATCGCTTCTGCTTAAGGTCTTGGAAGCCAATCCAAGCCATTTCCAAAAAGAGCCCTCCAAAACCCATGCGATGCTAGAGCGATGGGTGGATCAGGGCTTTTATGGCGCGAGTGCAAGAATCGCTGAGGAGCTATGGAAGGGCAAGGTGGAGGATGATGATTTGGATGAGCGCCTCATCCGTCAAGCGGGGATATGGTATGAAGCGGCCGAGCGCTTTGATGACGCGCATCGAATCTATCGCCTCTACAAAGAGAAGTATGCCAATCGCTCCGCGATCAAGGAGATCATCGAGCGGGATGATAAGCTTCTTTTTGTGCTGGATGAAAACAACGCCACCAAGCGCCTGGAGCGTCTTGACCATGTGATTAAGAGCTATCCGGGGACGCCCGAAGAGAGGCGAGCCTATGAGCGCAAGGCCGAGACTTACGCTGAGCTAGGGGAGTATCCCAAGGTGCTTGAGATTGAGCGCCATTTAGATCCAAATCACCCCGCACTCCTCTCATCGGCCACCAAGCTCGCCCAAGAGGCACTCAAGAGAGAGGATTGCAAGAGCGCCTCTTTCTATCTGCAGAAATATTCCTCTTTGGCTTTAGGGAATGAGGAGAAGATTCAGGGTTTTGATTGTCTCATGAAATCTTCCCTCCTAGCCAAAGCCCAAGAGCTCGCCCAAGAGGGGATCGCCCTCCCTGATCTCTCCTGGCGTCTTGAGTGGCTCTATCGCTACGCCAAAGTATTGGAGGCCTCGATGAATTTCCCCAGGGCGACTTTGGCCGCTAGAGACACGCTGGTGCTGGCCGATTCGCTCAAAAAGCCGATTTTTAATGATATCGCCTTCACTCTCTTTAACGCACTGGTGAAGCAGAATCGAGAAGAGGAGGCTAGGGAGGTCTTTGCGCGCCTCCAGAAGCAATTCCCTGAGGATAATCGCATGATTGAGGCGTATAAGAGCATGCTTGTTTGGGCGTCCAAGCGCTTGGATGAGACGGCGATTGAGATTTATGCCAAGGAGCTCTTGCGTCTCCAAAAGCTCCACGCTAGACCAGAATATTCGCCTTGGGCGGAGCTCACCTATATCGAATCGCTCCTAAGAACGCAGCGCTTCAAAGAGGCTTTGGGAATCACAGAGGAGCTCTCTAGGCTAACGCTAGAGCCAGAGGAGCGCATCAAGACCCTTTATATTCGCGGCTCTATTGCCCAGCGTCTTGATGAAAAAGCTCTAGCCAAAGAATCTTTTGAGCAGTGCTCCAAGGTCGAAGGCGTGAGTGCATGGAAGAATCTATGCGCCGAGGCGTTAAAATTACTCAACTAA